The Streptomyces sp. NBC_00775 genome includes the window CCGCCGAGGAGAAGGCGGCCCGGCTCTGACTGAGCGATACCGTGCCCGCGGCGCCGTCCGCCTGGGTGCCGTCGGCGGCGACGCTCACGCGCTCGACGGCGCCCGTCCGCAGGTCCTTGACGAAGACGTCGGCGACGCCGTTGGTGTCACCGGGGACGAGGTTGGTGGCGCTGGAGACGAAGGCGACGCGGTGGCCGTCCGCGCTCAGAACCGCGCCCTGGCTCGGGCCGTCGGGCTGGGTGCCGTCGGTGGCGGTGCTCACGCGCACGGTCTTCTGCCGCTTGCGGTCGAAGAGGAACACGTCGGTGTAGAAGTTTTTGTCGTCGGGGACAAGGGAGCTCACATTGGAGTTGAAGGCGACCAGCCGGCCGTTCGCGCTGATGGATCCGTCCCACGAACTCTGCTTGTAGACGTAGCGGGTGGGCAGGCTCACCTGTTCCGTCGTGCCCTTCACGCGGTCGCGCACATACACGTTCAGGGCGTGGGTGTAGTCGTGCGAGGGGTCCAGCTGGTCCGCCGTGTCGAAGACGACGAACCGGCCGTCCGCACTGAACGAGGTCGCCCCGGAGTCGCTTTCGCCGAGGGTGCCGTCGGTGCGGTACTGGATCAGCTCGGTGCGGCCGGTCCTGCGGTCGAGGACGATCGCGTCGTCCCGGCCGTTGGTGTCGCCGGGCGCGGCGTCCGGGGTCGCGGTGGTGTACGACACGAACCGGCCGTTCGCGCTGATCACGGGCGAGTAGTTGAGCCTGTAGCGGGGCGGTGCGTCCGGGTGGCCGGTGCTGATGCGCTGGGTTCGGTGTGTTCTGCGGTCGTGGAGGTAGATGTCGTCGAGGCCGTTGTCGTCGCCCTTCGCGAGTGCGGCGGTGGTGGCGAAGACGACGTAGCGGCCGTCCGCACTGATCGCGGGGTGGTCGGCCGGGCCCTCGGCGACGCGCTGGGTGCGGCCGGTCCGCAGGTCGCGTACGAACACGTCCGCGACACCGTTCGTGTCCCCGGGCACGAGGTTGCCTGCGGCCGAAGTGAACGCCACATAGCGGCCGTTGGCACTGATCGCGGGCGCGGCGGACGCGCCGTCGCCCTCAAGTCCGCCGGTGGCGGTACTGATCCGCTCGACGCGTGGTGCGTGCGGGGCCGCCATGGTGGTCGGGACGGCGGCTCCGACGAGCCCGAGCACCATGGCGGCACCTAAGGACACACGTGCGGCAGTGGACATGATTTCCCCCGGGAATCCTGTCGTCCCCCGGTCCCGCACCGGGGGCTCATCCGGATGCAACCGCACCACGCACCCCGGGTCAATGCGTTCGATTACGTACAACCCGGGCGACTGATCGACCGTCCGCGAGCCCCGGAAGCCACCACTGTCAGCCGAGCGACTCGTCCAGGAACTCCCTTACGTGGGACAGGATCTGGGCACGGTCGGTGCCGCGCAGACCGATCGCCACATGGATGGAGAAGCCGTCGAGCAGGGCGCGCAGCCGGGCGGCGAACCGGTCCGGGTCGACGGCCCGGAACTCGCCGCGCGAGACACCCTCCGCGATCAGCGCCACCAGGTCGCGGTGCCAGGCGCCCTCGATGGCGACCTGTCGCTCGCGGGCGTCGTCGTCGGCGTTCTGCGAGCGGTTCCAGACCTCCAGCCAGAGCGTCCAGTGCGGGTCGCGGTGGCCGTCGGGGACGTACAGGTCGACGTACGCGTCGAGGCGTTCGCGGGCGGTTCCCCGTGCGGCCAGCAGTCGGCCGCGCTCCCCGCCGAGGCGGCCCTCGCTCCACTCCAGGGTCTGCAGCAGCAGCTCGTCCTTGGAGCGGAAGTAGTAGAGGAGATGGCCGCTGCTCATGCCGACCTCGCGGCCGAGCCCCGCCATGGTGAGCTTCTCCAGACCGCGCTCCGCGATCATGTCCATGGCGGCGGCGAGCACGTCCTCCCGCGGGGGCGCGTTCTTTCGCGCACCGGCCATCGCCCGACTCCCTAGATCTTCGGCTGCTGCTGGGTGATGCAGTGGATGCCTCCGCCGCCCGCGAAGATCGTACGTGCGTCCACGAGTGTCACCGTGCGCTCCGGGAACAGCCGGCGGAAGATCCCGGCCGCGATCTCGTCGCGCGGGTCGTCGAAGCCGCAGAGCACGACGCCGCCGTTGCAGAGGTAGTGGTTGATGTAGGAGTAGTCCGCCCAGTGGCCGTCGGCCTCCAGGACGGTCGGGGCCGGGACCTCGACGACCTCCAGACGGCGGCCGCGCGCGTCGGTCTGCGCCTTCAGCAGGCCGATGATCTCCTTGCTGACCTCGTGGTCGGGGTGCGCCGGGTCCTGCTGGGAGTGCGCGACGACCACGCCGGGGCGCGCGAAGGCGGCCACGATGTCGACATGGCCGAGCGTGCCGAAGCCGTACGGAGGATAGTCGCCGGTCAGTCCGCGCGGCAGCCAGATCGCCTTGCGGGTGCCGAGCTGGGCGTGGATCTCCGCCTCGACCTGTTCGCGGGTCCAGTCGGGGTTGCGCTCGGGGCCGAGCTGCACGGTCTCGGTGAGCAGCACCGCGCCCTCGCCGTCGACGTGGATCGCGCCGCCCTCGTTGACCAGCTTCGAGGCGTACGTACGCGCTCCGGCGAGGTCGGCGACGTACGCACCGATCTTGGAGTCGTGCTCCCAGCGGGCCCAGTCCTGGGCGCCCCAGCCGTTGAACGTCCAGTCCACGGCGGCGAGTTCGCCCTTCCCGTTGGTGAGGAAGGTGGGGCCTATGTCGCGCATCCAGGCGTCGTCGAGTTCGCGTTCGACGGTGTCGATGTCCGGGCCGAGCAGCGCCCGCGCGTCGGCCGACTGCCCCGGCCCGACCACGACCGTGACCGGTTCGAAGCGGCGGATCGTCCGGGCCACCGCCGCCCAGGCCGCCCGCGACTCGGCGAGGTCGTCCGGGTTGTCGAAGGTGGGGTTGGGGCCCGGCCACGCCATCCAGGTGCGCTCGTGCGGGGTCCACTCGGCGGGCATACGGAAGCCGTCGGCGGCAGCAGACATCGGGGGGTCCTTAGGGGCGGTGAACATCAGAGGAAGTAGAGGCGGTTGAGGGATACGGAGTCGGCGGGCTCGGAGCGCAACGGGTCGCCGTCGAGGGTGACCAGCCCGGTGCGCTGGTCCACGTCGACGGCTCCGGTACGGGAGTTGAGCCGCAGGTCGGCGGGGCCGATCCCGCGGGTGCCGCGCACGGCGACCCGTCGGCGGCGCGTCGGCATGCGGTCGTTGCCCTGGTCGAGCGCGGCCTGCGCGACGAAGGCCACCGAGATCTCGGCGGGTGTCGCGCCGTGCGCCCCGAACTGCGGTCCCAGGACGAGAGGTTCGCAGGTGTCGGTCGCCGCGTTGGGGTCGCCGACGACTCCGTACGCCGGGAAGCCGGACTTCAGCACGAGCTGCGGCTTGGCGCCGAAGTACTCGGGCCGCCAGAGCACGATGTCGGCGAGCTTGCCGACCTC containing:
- a CDS encoding agmatine deiminase family protein, whose amino-acid sequence is MSAAADGFRMPAEWTPHERTWMAWPGPNPTFDNPDDLAESRAAWAAVARTIRRFEPVTVVVGPGQSADARALLGPDIDTVERELDDAWMRDIGPTFLTNGKGELAAVDWTFNGWGAQDWARWEHDSKIGAYVADLAGARTYASKLVNEGGAIHVDGEGAVLLTETVQLGPERNPDWTREQVEAEIHAQLGTRKAIWLPRGLTGDYPPYGFGTLGHVDIVAAFARPGVVVAHSQQDPAHPDHEVSKEIIGLLKAQTDARGRRLEVVEVPAPTVLEADGHWADYSYINHYLCNGGVVLCGFDDPRDEIAAGIFRRLFPERTVTLVDARTIFAGGGGIHCITQQQPKI
- a CDS encoding TolB family protein codes for the protein MVLGLVGAAVPTTMAAPHAPRVERISTATGGLEGDGASAAPAISANGRYVAFTSAAGNLVPGDTNGVADVFVRDLRTGRTQRVAEGPADHPAISADGRYVVFATTAALAKGDDNGLDDIYLHDRRTHRTQRISTGHPDAPPRYRLNYSPVISANGRFVSYTTATPDAAPGDTNGRDDAIVLDRRTGRTELIQYRTDGTLGESDSGATSFSADGRFVVFDTADQLDPSHDYTHALNVYVRDRVKGTTEQVSLPTRYVYKQSSWDGSISANGRLVAFNSNVSSLVPDDKNFYTDVFLFDRKRQKTVRVSTATDGTQPDGPSQGAVLSADGHRVAFVSSATNLVPGDTNGVADVFVKDLRTGAVERVSVAADGTQADGAAGTVSLSQSRAAFSSAATNLVPGDGNGVDDIFVREPEGRR
- a CDS encoding TetR/AcrR family transcriptional regulator; the encoded protein is MAGARKNAPPREDVLAAAMDMIAERGLEKLTMAGLGREVGMSSGHLLYYFRSKDELLLQTLEWSEGRLGGERGRLLAARGTARERLDAYVDLYVPDGHRDPHWTLWLEVWNRSQNADDDARERQVAIEGAWHRDLVALIAEGVSRGEFRAVDPDRFAARLRALLDGFSIHVAIGLRGTDRAQILSHVREFLDESLG